One genomic region from Skermania piniformis encodes:
- a CDS encoding glycosyltransferase, with protein MYVIDDGSDVSHIACYAPLRAFGNIELTLKKRNSGIANSLNRGFDAALANGCRFILTLDQDAIVDRSLFSALDTNVALLESTVPGEWGVVGPGILNGTRYTRATSGLVETAEIIQSGAVFNSLGLLCAGTADESLVIDSVDTDMCLRFRRAGFRVYADTALEITHPVGSGNSIELLGRRIAVTGHSASRRYTMTRNRLEMFRRHGGHEPRWLMTAVRRFLVSSVISVTIEDHRADNLRAILLGCRDFAGRALRAERSARAYVDDSAADTVGEVAVVLVVHNGVRYLEEQVRSILRQTLPPARFFLVDDGSTDGSVELVEKLIARDGRTSLVVLSAGRPRSPDLYTRIATNYVQGMVAAAGYRFIALSDQDDIWEPDRLEYQRERLRATGARLTAANGALIGPDGLTIGRTLRDEFPVPAGWTDMGPDSRLRAILRSPMATGATMMLDRRLLRTALPVPAGWLHDRWFSLVGVARDEADFDDRPVIRYRVHSAQAVGIADSAERKVVRWTLGRVRRPRAAARKMRDLAVTLRAATPDPDVRLNLSWPRILSAYLRPRPAR; from the coding sequence GTGTACGTGATCGACGATGGAAGCGATGTATCGCATATTGCCTGCTACGCGCCGCTCAGGGCTTTCGGAAATATTGAGCTGACGCTGAAGAAACGCAACAGCGGGATTGCGAACAGCCTCAACCGGGGATTCGACGCGGCCCTCGCGAACGGCTGTCGCTTCATTCTCACCCTGGACCAGGATGCAATCGTGGACCGGTCGTTGTTCAGTGCACTGGACACCAACGTTGCACTACTGGAAAGTACCGTTCCCGGGGAATGGGGAGTCGTCGGACCGGGGATATTGAATGGAACTCGCTACACCCGGGCAACGAGTGGGCTGGTGGAGACCGCCGAGATTATTCAGTCCGGCGCGGTTTTCAACAGCCTGGGCCTGTTGTGTGCCGGAACGGCCGACGAGTCGTTGGTGATCGACTCGGTGGACACGGACATGTGTTTACGCTTCCGACGGGCCGGTTTCCGCGTCTACGCGGACACCGCGCTGGAGATCACCCATCCGGTCGGCAGCGGAAACTCGATCGAACTGCTCGGCCGGCGCATCGCCGTAACGGGTCATTCGGCGTCACGCAGATACACGATGACGAGGAATCGGCTCGAGATGTTCCGGCGACACGGCGGGCACGAACCTCGATGGTTGATGACCGCAGTACGACGATTCCTCGTGTCGTCGGTCATCTCGGTGACCATCGAGGATCACCGGGCCGACAATCTCCGAGCGATCCTGCTCGGCTGCCGGGACTTCGCCGGGCGCGCGCTCCGAGCCGAGCGTTCGGCGCGCGCGTACGTCGACGACAGCGCGGCGGACACCGTCGGCGAGGTTGCGGTGGTGCTTGTGGTGCACAACGGCGTTCGCTACCTCGAGGAGCAGGTCCGATCCATTCTCCGGCAGACCCTGCCGCCGGCGAGATTTTTTCTTGTCGACGACGGCTCGACCGATGGCTCGGTCGAGCTGGTCGAAAAGCTGATCGCTCGGGACGGCCGAACATCCCTGGTGGTTCTGTCCGCCGGCCGACCGCGATCGCCTGATCTGTACACCAGAATCGCCACCAATTACGTGCAAGGAATGGTCGCGGCCGCAGGGTACCGATTCATTGCCCTATCGGACCAGGACGACATCTGGGAGCCGGACAGACTCGAATACCAGCGAGAGCGGCTCCGGGCAACGGGCGCCCGCCTGACGGCAGCGAACGGAGCCCTCATCGGGCCCGACGGACTGACGATCGGCCGCACGCTCCGTGACGAGTTCCCGGTTCCGGCAGGGTGGACCGACATGGGACCGGACAGTCGGTTGCGTGCGATTCTCCGCTCACCGATGGCCACCGGCGCGACGATGATGCTCGACCGAAGGCTGCTCCGGACGGCTTTGCCGGTCCCGGCCGGGTGGCTGCACGACCGGTGGTTTTCGCTCGTCGGCGTCGCACGTGACGAGGCCGACTTCGATGATCGCCCGGTGATCAGGTACCGGGTGCATTCCGCGCAGGCGGTGGGAATCGCCGACTCGGCGGAGCGAAAAGTAGTCCGATGGACCCTCGGCCGGGTACGTCGACCGCGTGCGGCGGCGCGAAAGATGCGGGATCTGGCGGTCACGCTGCGCGCGGCGACCCCGGATCCTGATGTGCGGCTGAATCTGTCGTGGCCACGGATCCTGTCGGCGTATCTTCGGCCTCGGCCCGCTCGATGA